TCTCCATTCTAGGTACTAGATgggaaaaatgtgaaaagcatGCTTAGATTTTACATGCATATAAATCATTGCTGAAATTACCTTTACTTAGGTTTGTAACCAtagagtgtttttgttttttcatatttaatggCTTATTACTATAGTTCAGATCTAGATGATTTTTCTTAATTCTCTTTATGGAACAAAAGGGAATTTGAGAAAAATGGGAATTTTTGCTGTCATTTCAGGTTTCACTTGTTTTCGCAGGTTCCTAGTGACCCAGTGAGTATGAAAAACCTGTGGgagagaattttttgttttacatttttgagTGTTTGGAAGATAGGGATGAAATAATTGTAAGATCAGATTATGTATTATTTTACATGTAGTGTTTATGTAACGTTTTTCATAATGTTTTATGAGATGTTTTTGCCAGTTATACTTTCTGTTTGCCAATTACTTATACTTACTATTAAGCCTTTTGGCAAGATTTCCTTGTATTGCACAATCTCTGCCATTTTTTCAGTACTTCAAAACAATCCAAGACAGTTTCATTAGCCTTTTTGTTCTGCTGACTACAGCTAAGTGAGTATTATGTCATGTAGAAACAGTTGTAAAGAAAGGAGATAGAaactaaacagaaattaaaaaaaaaatgaaatggatTTACTAAGAGAGAAACTTACTTGCTGTAAAAATGTTGAGGACCAAAAGCAACTGAATTTTAAAGTGaaattaatttatacatgtgcacatacatttctttatttatatttatatcaccAATTTACTTACATGTTATTTGACTGGATTATCTTTGTACAgttgttgtgtgtggttttaGTGACTTGGAGCtacatactttttttaactttttacgAACACACATATTGACAATctacctctttctctttctagctctctccctccattccttccaacttttaaaattttagtgaAGGTGATGTGCATTTCATTTATTACCACAACTCATCAGCATTTTGCTTCTAagtgaaatcaaaacaaaaatgtgttatatgagttgtttgttgaaaaagataaagtgcATCTTTGTCATGTTAAACGGATTGTCACCCTGAAGTGTTTTGACTTTGTATTGTTTCCCATGCAGTCCTTATGTTAATGAATTCTTCTGGTGTGTTTCTTAGCTACCCTGATGTGATGATGCCAGCATATTCCGTCTCCAGGTACTATGCCCTCTTCTTTATCACCTACTTGTCACTGGAGTTGTACTTTTTAATGAATCTTGTAAGTACTTTTTCTTATTACCaattgttcaaaatattttttttttaaaagtaaatgtttgagCAAGCACAAGTGATTCTGAATTTACTTTCTTACCTTAGCCTATTTGGTTTGTCTGCTGCAGTCATAATTCTGCCATTCAGGCAGTATGCTTATAAATAGTAAGTAATGTTAACTGTTGTTATCCACCTACCAGatactttgaaatgtttctgaCCATTCTTTTCACCATTTTAATCATTTCATCTAcacagaaacagtttttacaTTCATTCCTGGGGAAGGGAATCATTTTAACCACTTACTTTTTCAAGATATCTTTGTTTCACATCAGTCACTTTCACAGCTtcgtctttattttctctttttttttatatagctCTGTCCTTGTGGATGGTTATTTATGCACAGTTTGCCAGTtggcttttctttattttttgaaaatttttgttACATGCACCATTGGCTTAACCTGCAACTGTTCTAGCTGTACTATTTGTTCTATGTTGTCTGCACTGCTGTTATCAATCATTTAGTTGACTTTTGTGTCAACTTTATTCAGTGCCTATTGCCTTTTAGTTTTTTGATCACTTACCAAATAAAGGAATGAGCAGATCTTTGAAATAGGTTGCATTGTACTCGATCTCCTTTCTGAGATTATGGAAAAATGTATAACCTCAGATGTATCtataaaaatttaaactgaGTGTAGGTATGCATACCtgtaatgtttgtaattatgttGTTTGCATATGGATGCATTGctgatttcattattttgctCAGAACAGGCTAAACCCTGTGCTATTAATACTAAAAAGTGTAGCTATATAGTCCTTCATTAACTGGTATAACATCTATGAAAATCTAATTGATCTCCAAAGTGGAGCCAAAGATGGATTAGTAATTTCTGTGATCgttatattttagaaaaaactGTGTGCATGTTAGACATGCTAGTTATGTTAGAGGGATGGGGTAAAACATCCACAAAGTGTGTGTTAATGTTGGGCACACAGTGATAGTGTGTGTTGGTAGATGTCCACAAAGTGTGTGTGATGAAGGAAGATCAGGCACTCATGGTGCCTTCCTGTCATAGCAATGAGTGCAAACTGTACTCATTACAGGATCCACAAGGCAGTGTCAACGATGTAAAATGATGATCATTGTAAAAATCTTGAGCCATAAGCCATTCAGAAAGGGTGATCACTACAGATTAAACAGTGGAGATGCATTTCAggaaatgtttagaaaacagGATCTAGTAAGATCAGGAGAATGTTGACTGATCACATTATGTACAACAGCAGAAGGTAACCATGAGTAAATTCACCATGACTTAAGATTTCTGCCATGAAAAGTATAACCAAACAAAAGGAAGTAAGATAGCATGGAAAGTCAGTAAACGGATGCAGTAACTTCACACTGTTGTTAAAtgcaaaattaattaattactcttaaaaacagaaaaatgcaacTGAGGTAATATACAGAGAGGAAGATCCTTTGGTGATCTCTAAATTGAAACACATCCTtgatacagaaacaaaataagggAGAGGTCATCTCTTTGACCTGTTAGGTGAAGGAATCTAGCTTAAAAGTAAAGGGTTCCACAGTTTAGTGGCTAGAGGTGGGGAAATCTAAACTGTTAACTGTGTTCAGGCACAGCATGCAAGCCTTGGAGCCCAACCCTTTTCTCCCACTACCTTCTTTGATCAATTCAGTGTCTTTTCAAACCATAAATCTTTAACACTCCCTCATATGTTCAGttctataaaaatattcttataatTGAATAAACAGGTAGTTTGATAATAAAGGAGGCTGGTAGAAATAGTtaagataatttaaaaagaaagtagtaaATACTACAAGCAGGTTTtatggttgttttcttttttatgttgacAGTTGCTGGCTGTGGTGTATGATGCATTTTCCAACTTGGAGAAGAGCAAGCTAAAAGCATTGTTTCTTCATAAACGAGAAGCTTGCATGCATGCCTTTCGCCTACTGGTAACAAAACAGGTATATCTATCTTCCAGTTTTGCCAGtctttccattgttttcatgGTTGTAATGTgcttgttgaatttttttattttattttattactgctTTATGgatatggatatatatatacacatgcatgtgcttTGAGTGATAGCACCTGAATGATATTCATATTTCTGATAACACTAAAATGCATGAACATACATCTATGATTTCTTTAGGAAATGTAGGTACTAGTTCTTCTAGAAACATGGAATCTTGGGGGATAACTGTGGGTTGTCTTTTTCAACAAgtaaacagttatttaaaatatataaagttaaGGGCATATAAATGGGGAGGAATAACAATAGGGAGAGGGGGGGTTGataattgttcattttgttactgcttttttcttaaataatataaataatatgtattAATATATGTGTTTGTCATTATGTTTGatggttttgatttttattgttttgttgtgtggttttttttttgttttgtttttggtggtgaGAGGATGGAAGAGCAGATGACAAAATTAGATGACTTTATGCAACCTTTACCATCTAAAAGTTAACATTGGCAGTTGAATATATGAAAGATTATTATAaacctttcttgtttttgtatgtttctttTAAGTTAACATTtagctttttgtgttttcagaaTTATAACAAGCTTTCCTTACGGCACTTTGTAGGCATGATGCATTATTATAGTCCTAGACGATGTGAGTCCTTGCACTTAGACCTCATTTTAGTTTTGCTTGGtgcttttgtttcattaatatatatttttattgcattcataaatatttctaacACAAAATTGTAACTGAAGTTCAACTCACATGTTCTGCTTAAGTCTAAAATTGGTGAGTGTATgcatgattttattgttttgtttttgctgaccTCAGAGGAGAAAGTACATGTAGACTTCAAATTGTATTTAGCAGtttttcataaacaaacataaaacagcaTGATGCTTTGAACAAAACTTTGGAGGAGAGCTTTAAACAAGAATGCTGACAGGCCATTAAGATCTAGtaggatgaattttttttttttttttggtgataaCTGAGTGATGACTTatgcaagatactgtttcccaaAATTTTATAACCCCCCTCCcagccaccatcaccaccaccacccgttttattttcaaaatacagGCCTATAAATATCCCCATGCGCAGACCAGGGATTGAACATGGATGTGTTTTACATTGTCAAggcaatgggagagctgggtatcttgcactgagcatTGCCTCAAGAAATCAAATTACACCCTTCAGATCTCTAAACAGTCTTCTTTTGTATAATTGTTTGAACCAGCTGTTTATAATTCTGCTCATCACTGCTTTATTTTGAAACAGCAAGGAGAGATTGCTACCTGCTGTTCAAACTCTTGAACACAAGCAAGAGTGGGAGTCTAAGTTTGGAGGAATTTTTTGGTATTTATGATCAGGCTGGACTAAGCTGGAATGTAAgggttttatttcattttatagaaTTGTGTGTATGGGAATTTATTTAGAAAGGTTTTCATTATATTTGgcttaaaactgttttgcagATTATAATCAgtgtaaaactaaaaattttcaCTAAAATATTGGATTCAGCAATCACTAGTTTGCATAGTGTACTCTTgtcatgaatttttaaattttgttattttaattttattacaacTTTTATTGAATATGTTATATTTTCCCCTATTTTTTCCAttccatttttctgtttatttattgtacccTGACTGTGAAAATTTAGGAGAAATGTGACAAAAGACTCTGGTCATCAAATTTCCGTCATCCATGCTACAAAGTACTTAGAGGTGAGCATGAGTCAGATTTTGCTTTTAATAACAAAGGCAGCTTATGCTAAGCAAGactatttttttcatgcataggatatttttatatcattagcTAGTAAGCAGTTACGTTAACGGGAAAAAAACCTAAGGTTGATGTATGTCATCTTTGACCAGATGATATAAGCATTGttcaaaaaaatgtacaaaggaAATGTACTTCTCCactgtctgtttctttttaaaaatatggtgCTGTATTGTCATGACAGATGGTAGACTGTGACCTACAGTAGCATTAACAAAGCTTCAGAACACTAGGAATAAACAATGTTACCGCAACAACTGGATGAATATGTTTAATTGTGGTCTTGATTTATATTGTGATGGATTAACCAGTCTCTATGacagtttgctttcttttgctgCTCTTTGCagcttttttattgttgattttattttgtaggaaTACACTGGCTTGTAACCTGGCCCTACTTTGACTATTTTATATGTGAGTGTGTCTTCTGTCACTTGCTAgccttaatatttttattagagAGAAACATATGTTGATGATGGGGAAAACTATGTTATTGCTCTTTCCAGATATGTTTTTTAATCCATTTGGAATGCTATGTagttgtgtaaaataaaatcttcacaGATTCTTTTGCAGAACACTGACTCCTTGAACATTCATAAAAGAATATTGTTATAACACTGTTTCTGGTTAAACTATGTGTGTGcccacatgtatgtgtgtgggtatgtatatgcatatgtaAGTGCAAACAAGTATTTTTTCTACCAGAACTTGATATTACTCAAAAGAAGTACACAAGCACAATATTTGTATAGAATTTACAAGTTCAGGGTCATGCAGTATGtttgtacaaaagaaaaacctttatatttttcagatgttGTCATCGCAGCTAATTTTTTGTGGATTCTAGGTGAAACAATCAACATTTCAGGtattgtctttctttgcttaacttttttttttttttaaaaaaaggatgagaTAGGGTACGTCTTGAGTCAGACTAAATTTAAGAGCTTGTGTAATGgataatgaatgaatgaatgatttcCTGGTTTCAACATCCTAACCAAAGGTGAAGCAGGCTGATTTCTTCTTGATGTtaaaaaggacaagaaatggagttttctctcctttttataAAGTATCCAGTGAATAGTGGAAAGAAGGCAAAGAAAATTTGCAACTGGTTTAATCTATCATTCCATGATCTAAATTTGTAACAGTTACTTTAAAACAATtagcaaaacaaaattgatatTTTGATAATCTCAGGggttttaattctattttatgtCCACAGTCAGAAACATAAATGTGATGTCCTATGACTTCACATCCAGCTGGACTTCaattacatttgtttgttgtaagtggatatttttttcttgtgcattaTAGCTTGTTAAATTTGAGTGCATTATATTAACAATTCAGGTTCATTTGAGGCATTGTATCCTGCAAACAGAATCATAATAAACCATATCATTTCCACATAAACTAGGTATTTTCCTCTATGCTGTTTATTTAACGGTTACATATACTGTTTTCAGTTTACTGCATTGAGGCTATGCTAAAAATCATCGGTCGAGGAATACCTGATTATTTCACACATGGATGGGACGTGTGAGTTTCATTAAACTGTTTAGTTTAGCTACCAGTTTGGTTCcattcatttctgttgtttgattattgtttgtgttctttcagCCTTCTGTTTCATGTGAACAGAGGTCctatttaaattatttggtACCTGTACGGACATTAAAACTGTCATGTGGGAGACAATTTAAAACTTAGCTTAGAAACAATCAGTCTCTTTGCTTCTTTGTCAATGAAGTCATTTATTGGATGCCTTGGTGAGTGCAACATGTTTCACTAGTGGGCATTGttgtttcagatttttcttcCTCATGACTTTAATGAGTGTGAAAGATGTTTTTTAGTGGCTTGGCATTGTTTCAGATTTGATTTCTTAGTGACTGTAGTGAGTGTAATAGGCGTTTTTGGTGAACTCTTTGAGACATCTTTTTACTACATCATGGTTCTTCGTCCTTTTCGCCTTCTCAGGTATTcatatgttaataataataataaatgatgcaaaatttgtcgagcgcatactcacacacctcaggagtatgctcttagcacctaagaacaagaacaaaacatggacaacataagGGGaccagaaaacaaataacatatgaaatataaaagaacaaacaacagtactaatgaagaataaaatcaaatacaggaaacaaagaggaaccaaagaacaagaacagagagtaacatgatattgcaaaggGAAGGGTGGGAAAAAGGAGtaacattatgggaaaggttgttaggagtaatgtgtAAGGATAACTTGGATTGTTCTGGACTTGAGTAATATTTACagtatgttaatttatttttgtgcataaatgtttgataaaatCTTGAACATAACAAGGAACTGCTTTATGTGCATGAATGAGTGTGTAAAGAACAGTCAGCCATGCCTTTGAGAGCGCATGTACTATCAGTAGTTGAGGCatttgaaaaaggaaacattcgtaatacatttttttatcagaATGTCTTAGGCATTGGATTTAGATGATTTAGTTTGGTTGTCTCAGATAACAAAGCATCTTGCCTACCTCCTAGAAATGCATAAGCAATGTGGTCTTTTCAGATTGTTTAAGATCAAACGTCGTTTCCGTGATGTGCTTGGCACTTTGTTTGTGCTGTTCCATCGGCTGATAAGTCTTGTTTTTGTGATAATCTTGGTCTACTACTTTTATGCCATCTTGGGCATGGAGATTTTTCTTGGCTATGACCTTCGCAATTGCTGCAAGTAagcaggattttattttcattttttgtgtgtaagtAGTTTCAGTCCATTCAAGAGAAGCCTCTCTACAATAACTATTTAAGAAGCTACATCTTTGATAATTTAACCTGCAGGGCATTACTCTGGATACATGCAtctgataaaaaataaagtgtaaatgTGCTTTTTGAATTTAGCATTGTACAAAGAAATTATAGACTCTTTATAAGCAAAgtacttggaaaagaacagcagagagtgATGTAAAGGACATCAGCACCACCTGGGCCCAGCTGAAGGGGGCTGTCCAAAACCGGGTCCGTTGGCGAGGTGTTgatgcggccctatgctcctcagaggaaaaacaaggaataaactaataagCAAAGTTACTGTATTGCATGAAAAGCTAGAGGCACCCGGTAGTGTAGTGATTAAAACaattgcttgtcaccactgcagtgagaaactcagggttcagatctcatcatGGGACACTATCTGTATGTGTGGatgcactttcctgctaaataaacATGCATGAAAGGTTAACTTAATGCTCTTATGTTTTAGAGAATTAATGTCAGcagacattgcataaacatttaAAGCCATGACTTCTTTTAATGttggttttttatttgatattataAATGATTGCAAAGTTAAGGAAAGGCATTCTGAACAATATATGAAATAACTATTGATCTGTAAACACTGGGTTATGGTTAGACtaagttgtttttctcttttgtcatgTTTTGCAGGGTCCCATCCTTCTTTTTCCTGTCCACTATCCattgtgggttgttttttttttcaggaattcaAGTGTTGAGGATTTCTACATGTATGAGAATAAAACCTTTCAAGGCTTCTACTacttaaacagttttgaaaatctTCTTGTATCTGGTGGTATGTTGAAATTTTGTTGTCTTGCATTGCAGTGACCACAAATCTCTGGACTGCTGCCTGTTTGCTGAGACCAACTCTTAACCTGTTGATAAGTTGTAGGTTGTCAGGTCTCGTTAAACCAGAGAAAAGCATTCAAAGTCTTATGCCAACAATAGACCTCCAGTAAATTTGTTCCTTACTTTTTTGCAAGTCTTTTGCCTCCACTTCTCATGACTTAGAGCcaataactgaaaaaataacAGAGTTTTTTGTACCTCTGTCAACACAAGGGTTTACATCGTCTGCTTATCTTCTTTATAGTTAAAACCAGAAATACATTTGTGCTTTGGGTTCATTCTAGAAATTAATGTAGAAAATgggtctgcaagcagtccagcaGAAATATACATCTGTGCAGTAAATGAGTGCCACAGCagccaaaaaaataatttgtttaaaatgttgatttggGATGAAAATATAGAGCATGCAGAGGcttcaattttataaaatgctaTTTAATATCTTGCAGTGACACTGTTTGAACTGACAGTTGTAAACAACTGGTTTATAATCATGGTAAGGTTACACttgatttttcttatttagacATAAGTGCATTAATACAAAAGAAGATGAACAACTCACTGTGCATATGCTTCtgaaggatgtgtgtgtatgcacacaatACATTGTCcaacatacacatatgtatgtTAATTTAGCTCATTATATATTGTCAAACTCTCGGTAATGTTAAATCATTTGTAACTGAAGTACTCTGGCTTATTGTGCATTAACCTAGTAGAGTTAGATGTGTTGAGCTGAGTAACCATTCAGCAACTGCTCTGAGTGGATCTGTGATCTGGACAAAGATCACTAACACTGTAGTTTTGGTATGCAGGAAGGCTATGCTCATGCAATCAGCGAGTGGACCCGCATTTATTTCATGCTGTTCTACATAGTCATGATGGTAAGATCATTTTGAGATTCATCAAGCAAGCAGAAAtgttttctcaccatttgtatttgtgtctgttttGGGAATAGACATCAgatttaagataaaaataaaatagcttcTCAGAGTTCATGTTCCAGATATACACTGAGGGATTTAGTCTCTTACTCTCCTAGGCTCAGGCACTTCAGTTTATACTTATTGcaagtctatatatatattttaatcttaAGTCCCTGAATAATTCTCTATAagtaaaagcagaaaacaaaaattccaaGGAAATGAACTTTGTATAGCTCTGATCATTTATTACAaagcacctcacacacacacacatatatattaggTTCATAAAGTATGTAGTGCATGTGTAGGGATGTATCCAAGGTGTGAAACTGTCTGACACATGTTCTCATGCATCCTCTTGCCTTACTCATAAGTATCATTAATACATCATTATAGCTTACATTCCCTACAGCATTATCATACACAGGTGTGTAAAAATGAGATGCATGTGATTAAATGCCTTTGTGAAGTACTTAAtgtatttgatatatttatatacttgcgatgtatttatgaataaaatccAACAGGTGGTAATGAATATTGTTGTGGCCTTTGTGCTGGAGTCCTTCATGTTCCGCATCCAGTATCGGAGACAGATGGCTGTGGAGGATATTGAAGGTAAAGGGAGATCATACACACCCATAatggaatttttgttttaagtagtcttctttttcttgcatttaCTTGCATATTACTTTACTTATTCATGAGTGATAATTGAGAAAgacattgaaatattttgtgattgcttaatgaaataattttttcttcagTACTTTTCAGCATTTGTTGGAGGACTGTTAGTGGTGCACTTTATTGAAGTATTTGTTATGTTTTCTTCCCTTTGTAATAATATGTGCTTGTTGCagtctattttttatttctttttaatcattattgtAATTAACATTGACAGAAGACCATGGGATTTACAAAGAGGAAGTAACTCTAAGTGAAGAAGAGCTGCACATGTGTAGAGAAGAATCAGCACCGCTAACTGGACACTATATTGCTGGCTCACCGTCAGAGGTACGTGTACAGGTTATAGCATTTCATGTAGTATCCACATGTAGCAGAAACTGTTAGTCACATTTGAGCAAGAGCAACAGAAAGCAACATACTATACTGATCTTAAAGACAACCAGAATGGTTTGCATATTTTGCAGATATTgatagatataggcgatataaaactaatcctgtaaatttcagcttctaaaacccatccattaattattTGGTAACAAAGTACACTATTTGAAGACCTGCAGATGACCAcaattctctcacacacagtcgCATTCAGAAGTCCCATGGCTGAAAAAGCAAAGGACAGCCTCAGATTGCAGCGCATGAAATTAGCAGAAATCagcaaaaaaaatgtacataaatgtatTAGGTCTATAAATATTTGTAGGGTTTTGTGTtgatagaaaataaacaaggcctacattttttttactttaggaCTGAActgaaatcacatttttttttgttttgttttgttttacatttcctAGATTCTTCAGGTATTGCTTATGATGTCTTGTGCACTTTTGACTCTTACTTTTTTCCCCcagcaaaaatatgttttttatggAGAGAAGACCCGCAGCAGAGAAGACTTCAGTCTGCTTATGTACCATGATGAAGTAAAGgtgtgtgttctttttatttagttgTCTTTTTCATGTAAGAAGTAAAAAATttgtacaaaattttttttttcactatagCCTGTTAGTACAATATTTAagagtggattttttttaaaatttagcttGGGAGGTATAAATAgccagataaataaataaaatgtgtaagtTATCTTGCAGCTATTCTTGCCTTCCAGTCTACTATGTTTGCCATATGTAGAAGCATTGAGCATAACTATCATGTCTTTTCAGATAGTACAGACTTCTAATAATATGTTTCAGCTTTGGGTGGAGGAATTTAATCAATCCCGTCAAGCAACCATTGAAGCGCTTGATAAATTAAGGGTTCGGGAGCGACCTAATTGTCATATCATAAATGGTTACCATGATGCCATTGCAAGTGAAGCTCTACCTCCACCAAATCATGATGAAGCTTTTGCTTAGATGGACAGAAGAAATGACATTAGTGACACTGGCTTCTACACTGATCTGTTGCTTAACCCTGTGACTGTGCCTGGGACTATGACTTTTTGTCAATGGCATTTCAAACAGGAAAATGCATCTGTGATATGTACATAGTTTTAAAATTGCACGTAttgttcaaaaatatatttatgtaccTGCTTTTGTTTAACAGCTAGCAGTGGCTTTATGATTTTATGCAACTAGTCTCTTCTTGTTCCCCTTACATCCCTGACAATGTGTAATTCTGGGGCATTTAGTCAGCACATTGAAAGTTTATAATAGCTGGTCATCTAAGGATTTTTCTTAATTGAACTTAAGTAGTTTTGGCTGTTGTATGGTCTAATACCATCCAGTCATGTCTTGGGGCAGCtcttgttttcaatatttgtatgaaacataaatgttttatttacttgttaatTTCTTTGAGAGCAGATTCTTTATGAtccttttatgatttttttcacagTGCAATGCAACATTCCTCAATCAAATGTGAAATACCTGAAATTTGCATGTAGGAAATTTTGTTTGGCATGAATAGAGTGATGTCTCTTCACCTAACCGGCTGAAGGTGGCTGTGCTCTGtggtatttttgtcttatctgacGTATTTTTC
This window of the Pomacea canaliculata isolate SZHN2017 linkage group LG4, ASM307304v1, whole genome shotgun sequence genome carries:
- the LOC112561455 gene encoding LOW QUALITY PROTEIN: two pore calcium channel protein 1-like (The sequence of the model RefSeq protein was modified relative to this genomic sequence to represent the inferred CDS: inserted 1 base in 1 codon; deleted 1 base in 1 codon), which gives rise to MNHSELYIRNENSVLHIKSGKYGSGYSNPQQCYNSQTGEHHRWQQWQLNYHEAAIFLQEGSNNDKFNTHPRSHDSLPAYEVAHNCWFHTLDLIAAIAILLLALCERPAVNFLSLPVGVHGSLEVLFLLFLSLELFIRYKWLGFYTFLHHKRTVVKLMLVLLMMTEALVVLIRQTNHFRVTRALRPLFLIHXYYCKGIRRITRQILMSLAPILDMIILLLFFMLIFSILGFHLFSQVPSDPYFKTIQDSFISLFVLLTTANYPDVMMPAYSVSRYYALFFITYLSLELYFLMNLLLAVVYDAFSNLEKSKLKALFLHKREACMHAFRLLVTKQNYNKLSLRHFVGMMHYYSPRRSRRDCYLLFKLLNTSKSGSLSLEEFFGIYDQAGLSWNEKCDKRLWSSNFRHPCYKVLRGIHWLVTWPYFDYFIYVVIAANFLWILGETINISVRNINVMSYDFTSSWTSITFVCFYCIEAMLKIIGRGIPDYFTHGWDVFDFLVTVVSVIGVFGELFETSFYYIMVLRPFRLLRLFKIKRRFRDVLGTLFVLFHRLISLVFVIILVYYFYAILGMEIFLGYDLRNCCKNSSVEDFYMYENKTFQGFYYLNSFENLLVSGVTLFELTVVNNWFIIMEGYAHAISEWTRIYFMLFYIVMMVVMNIVVAFVLESFMFRIQYRRQMAVEDIEEDHGIYKEEVTLSEEELHMCREESAPLTGHYIAGSPSEQKYVFYGEKTRSREDFSLLMYHDEVKLWVEEFNQSRQATIEALDKLRVRERPNCHIINGYHDAIASEALPPPNHDEAFA